Proteins found in one Micromonospora sp. WMMD1082 genomic segment:
- the idi gene encoding isopentenyl-diphosphate Delta-isomerase — translation MPQSREGHLVELVDDAGRPVGEATVADAHQPPGQLHRAFSVLLVAPDGRVLLQRRAATKTRFPLRWANSCCGHPQPGEALAEAANRRLSEELGVGPVPLREVGVYVYRAEDPATGRIEVEYDHVLRGEFRPDGPLHPEPTEVAELRWADPDQLATAIERDPDGYAPWLGGVLDRLLHPPEPAGLPAGDASERSGGR, via the coding sequence ATGCCGCAGTCTCGGGAAGGCCACCTGGTCGAGCTGGTCGACGACGCGGGTCGACCCGTCGGCGAGGCCACGGTCGCCGACGCCCACCAGCCGCCCGGCCAGCTGCACCGGGCGTTCTCCGTACTGCTCGTGGCGCCGGACGGTCGGGTGCTGCTCCAGCGACGCGCCGCGACGAAGACCCGCTTCCCGCTGCGCTGGGCCAACTCCTGCTGCGGGCATCCACAGCCAGGTGAGGCACTGGCCGAGGCCGCCAACCGGCGGCTGTCGGAGGAACTGGGCGTCGGCCCGGTGCCGCTGCGCGAGGTCGGCGTCTACGTCTACCGTGCCGAGGATCCGGCCACCGGGCGGATCGAGGTCGAGTACGACCACGTCCTGCGCGGCGAGTTCCGCCCGGACGGGCCGTTGCACCCGGAACCGACGGAGGTCGCCGAGCTGCGCTGGGCGGACCCGGATCAGCTGGCCACCGCGATCGAACGCGACCCCGATGGCTACGCGCCGTGGCTCGGCGGCGTGCTGGACCGGCTGCTGCACCCACCGGAACCGGCCGGGCTGCCCGCAGGCGACGCGTCGGAGCGGTCGGGTGGCCGATGA
- a CDS encoding DUF3073 domain-containing protein, with protein MGRGRAKAKQTKVARELKYHSPNTDLAALQRELGGSGKSDRNFDDDYKEYVDDDEDPAEDDPDNWVRPTR; from the coding sequence ATGGGGCGCGGCCGTGCTAAGGCCAAGCAGACAAAGGTGGCCCGGGAGCTGAAGTACCACTCCCCGAACACCGACCTCGCCGCCTTGCAGCGAGAACTCGGCGGCAGCGGCAAGTCGGACCGCAACTTCGACGACGACTACAAAGAGTACGTCGACGATGACGAGGACCCCGCCGAGGACGACCCGGACAACTGGGTCCGTCCGACCCGCTGA
- a CDS encoding enoyl-CoA hydratase/isomerase family protein produces MSGLRVEERPDRLVVTLDRPEKRNAIDTDLIAALHEVCAELEARPRMLLLTGGTDGIFAGGADIAQLRERGRLDALAAINSAAFARIRALPMPTVAAIDGPALGGGAELAYACDLRVCSARAVFGQPEVRLGILAGAGATHRLPALVGETIAKELLFTGRRVDAAEALRIGLVNRVVATPDELMPAAHGLIDEMAKGSALALRLTKLAVDAPAAAHPHLDLVSQAVLFTDEEKHRRMTEFLQRRRGS; encoded by the coding sequence ATGAGCGGGCTGCGCGTCGAGGAGCGGCCGGACCGGCTGGTGGTCACGCTGGACCGGCCGGAGAAGCGCAACGCCATCGACACCGATCTGATCGCCGCGCTGCACGAGGTCTGCGCCGAACTGGAGGCCCGCCCCCGGATGCTGCTGCTGACCGGCGGCACCGACGGGATCTTCGCCGGCGGTGCCGACATCGCCCAGCTGCGCGAGCGGGGCCGGTTGGACGCGCTGGCCGCGATCAACTCGGCGGCCTTCGCCCGGATCCGGGCGCTGCCGATGCCGACCGTGGCGGCGATCGACGGCCCGGCGCTGGGCGGCGGCGCCGAGTTGGCGTACGCCTGCGATCTTCGGGTCTGCTCGGCGCGGGCGGTCTTCGGCCAGCCGGAGGTGCGGCTCGGCATCCTGGCCGGCGCCGGCGCGACCCACCGGCTGCCGGCGCTGGTCGGCGAGACCATCGCCAAGGAGCTGTTGTTCACCGGCCGACGGGTGGACGCCGCGGAGGCGCTGCGGATCGGGCTGGTCAACCGGGTGGTGGCGACCCCGGACGAGCTGATGCCCGCCGCGCACGGCCTGATCGACGAGATGGCCAAGGGTTCGGCGCTGGCGCTGCGGCTGACCAAACTCGCCGTCGACGCCCCGGCCGCCGCCCATCCGCACCTGGACCTGGTCAGTCAGGCGGTGCTCTTCACCGACGAGGAGAAGCACCGCCGGATGACCGAGTTCCTCCAGCGGCGGCGCGGGAGCTGA
- a CDS encoding 3-hydroxyacyl-CoA dehydrogenase family protein has protein sequence MTERFVVVGGGTMGLGIAYVAAGSGHAVELVEVDRERGDAAVRRLAQLWERAVQRGRLTAEQAAANRALITLRAGLAEVAEAPDVIVEAVPERPDLKRAVLAEAEALRPALLGSNTSSIPIAELAAELARPERFCGLHFFNPVWAMALLEIVVGPATAPGTTDAAVALAGRLGKDPVVVRDMPGFATSRLGVTLGLEAIRMLADGVASPADIDKAMVLGYRHPVGPLELTDLVGLDVRLDIARTLQAAYGDRFAPPPLLVELVAAGRLGKKSGHGFYRWTDGVRSDGTGPAAGAAR, from the coding sequence ATGACTGAACGGTTCGTGGTGGTGGGGGGCGGCACGATGGGCCTCGGTATCGCGTACGTGGCGGCCGGCAGCGGTCACGCGGTGGAGCTGGTCGAGGTCGACCGGGAACGCGGCGACGCGGCGGTACGCCGGCTCGCCCAGCTCTGGGAGCGGGCCGTGCAGCGCGGTCGGCTCACCGCCGAGCAGGCCGCCGCCAACCGCGCGCTGATCACCCTGCGGGCGGGGCTCGCCGAGGTCGCCGAGGCGCCGGACGTGATCGTGGAGGCGGTACCGGAACGACCCGACCTCAAGCGGGCCGTGCTGGCCGAGGCGGAGGCGCTGCGACCGGCGCTGCTGGGCAGCAACACCTCCAGCATCCCGATCGCCGAACTCGCGGCGGAGCTGGCGCGTCCGGAGCGCTTCTGCGGGCTGCACTTCTTCAACCCGGTCTGGGCGATGGCGCTGCTGGAGATCGTGGTCGGGCCGGCCACCGCGCCGGGGACCACGGACGCGGCCGTCGCGCTCGCCGGCCGGCTGGGCAAGGACCCCGTCGTGGTACGCGACATGCCGGGCTTCGCCACGTCGCGGCTCGGCGTGACCCTCGGACTGGAGGCGATCCGGATGCTCGCCGACGGGGTGGCCAGCCCCGCCGACATCGACAAGGCAATGGTGCTCGGCTACCGGCACCCCGTCGGGCCGCTGGAACTGACCGACCTGGTCGGCCTGGACGTGCGGCTCGACATCGCGCGCACCCTCCAGGCCGCGTACGGGGACCGGTTCGCCCCGCCACCGCTGCTGGTGGAACTGGTCGCCGCCGGCCGGCTGGGCAAGAAGTCCGGGCACGGCTTCTACCGGTGGACCGACGGCGTCCGCTCGGACGGCACCGGGCCGGCGGCGGGGGCGGCACGATGA
- a CDS encoding Glu/Leu/Phe/Val dehydrogenase dimerization domain-containing protein: MGVFATTDDPESTGHEQVVFCQDKQTGLKAIIGIYSTALGPALGGTRFYPYASEADALADVLDLSRGMAYKNALAGLDLGGGKAVIWGDPEQVKSEALLRAYGRFVESLGGRYYTACDVGTYVPDMDVIARETRYVTGRSVEHGGAGDSSVLTAWGVFQGMRAAAEHVWGVPTLHGKRVGVAGLGKVGKYLVGHLLEDGAEVVATDVSPRALDWARTTHPQVTLVDDATALVAADIDVYAPCALGGALDDDTVATLRAKVVAGAANNQLAHSGVEKLLADRGILYAPDYVVNAGGVIQVSDEIEGFDFDRAKLRATRIFDTTREILRLADADGVPPAVAADRLAERRMAEIGRLRAIHLR; this comes from the coding sequence ATGGGCGTATTCGCCACCACGGACGACCCGGAGTCCACGGGCCACGAGCAGGTCGTGTTCTGCCAGGACAAGCAGACCGGCCTGAAGGCGATCATCGGCATCTACTCCACCGCGCTGGGCCCCGCGCTCGGCGGTACGCGTTTCTACCCGTACGCCAGCGAGGCGGACGCCCTCGCCGACGTGCTGGACCTCTCCCGCGGCATGGCCTACAAGAACGCCCTCGCCGGGCTGGACCTGGGCGGCGGCAAGGCGGTCATCTGGGGCGACCCCGAGCAGGTCAAGAGCGAGGCGCTGTTGCGCGCGTACGGCCGCTTCGTGGAGTCGCTGGGCGGTCGGTACTACACCGCCTGCGACGTCGGCACGTACGTACCGGACATGGACGTGATCGCCCGCGAGACGCGCTACGTCACCGGCCGCAGCGTCGAGCACGGCGGCGCGGGTGACTCCTCGGTCCTCACCGCCTGGGGCGTGTTCCAGGGCATGCGGGCGGCGGCCGAGCACGTCTGGGGTGTGCCGACGCTGCACGGCAAGCGGGTCGGCGTGGCCGGGCTGGGCAAGGTCGGCAAGTACCTGGTCGGCCACCTGCTGGAGGACGGCGCCGAGGTGGTGGCCACCGACGTCAGCCCACGGGCACTGGACTGGGCGCGTACCACGCATCCTCAGGTCACGCTGGTCGACGACGCGACCGCACTGGTCGCGGCCGACATCGACGTGTACGCCCCGTGCGCCCTCGGCGGCGCGCTGGACGACGACACGGTGGCGACCCTGCGGGCGAAGGTGGTCGCCGGGGCGGCCAACAACCAGCTCGCCCACTCCGGCGTCGAGAAGCTGCTCGCCGACCGGGGCATCCTCTACGCACCGGACTACGTGGTGAACGCCGGCGGTGTGATCCAGGTCTCGGACGAGATCGAGGGCTTCGACTTCGATCGGGCGAAGCTGCGGGCCACCCGGATCTTCGACACCACGCGGGAGATCCTCCGGCTCGCCGACGCCGACGGCGTCCCGCCGGCCGTGGCCGCCGACCGGCTGGCCGAGCGGCGGATGGCCGAGATCGGCCGGCTGCGCGCCATCCACCTGCGCTGA
- a CDS encoding BldC family transcriptional regulator: MASRTHEPEPLLTPAEVASMFRVDPKTVTRWAKAGKLSAIRTLGGHRRYRESEVRALLQGQIPQQRQGD; encoded by the coding sequence ATGGCATCGCGAACGCATGAACCAGAGCCGCTACTCACACCGGCCGAGGTGGCGTCGATGTTCCGTGTCGACCCGAAGACGGTGACCCGCTGGGCGAAGGCGGGCAAGCTGAGCGCCATCCGGACTCTCGGCGGCCACCGCCGTTACCGCGAGTCTGAGGTCAGGGCGTTGCTACAGGGGCAGATCCCGCAGCAGCGCCAGGGGGATTGA
- a CDS encoding polysaccharide deacetylase family protein, giving the protein MRHRALLASLTGLVVLLVTGCGAGDSPPEAAGPSSPPPSAALPPEPSPAPSPTRTVPPLRPLPAKLPAGLVRTTGTGKVALTFDDGPDPAWTPKVLDRLKAAKVTATFCVVGTQVRKHPELVRRIVREGHQLCNHSWNHDLDLGRRPVAEIRADLVRTTREIRRAVPDAEVPFYRQPGGRWTAEVVKVAKQLDMRSLHWTVDPKDWAKPTAATIEKRVKRAARPGAVVLLHDGGGDRAATLAACPKLIAGLKRDHGVTRLA; this is encoded by the coding sequence ATGCGCCATCGTGCCCTGCTTGCGTCCCTCACGGGCCTGGTTGTCCTGCTCGTCACCGGTTGTGGTGCGGGCGACAGCCCGCCCGAGGCCGCCGGCCCGTCCAGCCCGCCCCCGTCGGCCGCCCTGCCGCCGGAGCCGTCGCCCGCACCCTCGCCGACCCGCACCGTGCCGCCGCTGCGGCCACTGCCGGCCAAGCTGCCGGCCGGTCTGGTCCGCACCACGGGTACCGGGAAGGTCGCCCTCACCTTCGATGACGGCCCGGACCCGGCCTGGACGCCGAAGGTGCTGGACCGCCTGAAGGCGGCCAAGGTCACCGCCACCTTCTGCGTGGTGGGTACGCAGGTCCGCAAGCACCCGGAGCTGGTCCGGCGGATCGTCCGGGAGGGCCATCAGCTCTGCAACCACAGCTGGAACCATGACCTCGATCTGGGTCGGCGTCCGGTCGCCGAGATCCGCGCCGATCTGGTCCGCACGACCCGGGAAATCCGGCGGGCGGTGCCCGATGCGGAGGTGCCGTTCTACCGGCAGCCCGGCGGCCGGTGGACCGCCGAGGTGGTGAAGGTTGCCAAGCAGCTCGACATGCGGTCGCTGCATTGGACGGTCGACCCGAAGGACTGGGCCAAGCCGACCGCGGCCACCATCGAGAAGCGGGTGAAGCGGGCCGCCCGTCCCGGCGCGGTGGTCCTGCTGCACGACGGGGGCGGTGACCGGGCCGCCACCCTCGCCGCCTGCCCGAAGTTGATCGCCGGCCTGAAGCGTGACCACGGCGTCACCAGACTCGCCTAG
- a CDS encoding PPOX class F420-dependent oxidoreductase: MTTLDRLAAEKYLLLTTFRKDGRAVPTPVWAVRDGDALAVWSTADAGKVKRIRRSGDVTVAPCDVRGRPHGEAVPARASLYDPGTTNRIRGLIKQKYRVIGRLALLGSRLRRGEGGTVGIRVELAE; this comes from the coding sequence GTGACCACGTTGGACCGCCTCGCGGCAGAGAAATACCTCCTCTTGACGACATTCCGCAAGGACGGTCGCGCCGTGCCGACCCCGGTCTGGGCGGTCCGCGACGGCGACGCCCTGGCGGTGTGGTCGACGGCCGACGCCGGCAAGGTGAAACGGATCCGCCGCAGCGGAGACGTCACGGTGGCCCCGTGCGACGTACGCGGCCGGCCGCACGGCGAGGCGGTGCCGGCCCGGGCAAGCCTCTACGATCCCGGCACGACCAACCGCATTCGTGGGCTGATCAAGCAGAAATACCGGGTGATCGGCCGGCTGGCCCTGCTCGGCAGCCGGCTGCGCCGGGGCGAGGGCGGCACGGTGGGGATCCGGGTCGAGCTGGCCGAGTGA
- a CDS encoding methyltransferase domain-containing protein, whose amino-acid sequence MTGEPRIGDVFGELLRDALAVATGIGPRPLAGGRLPRPVIEIIERDDGLVNGAPAAHYLDGPQDWQPHDHRAVDRVRGATLDIGVGGGRIALLLQERGVPVTGLDISPGALQVCRRRGVRDLAHGTVDEHVASGRRYDTFLLLGNNLGLIEGRDRAPAFLAALAALARPGAQVIAHGTDPYGTRDPVHTGYHERNRRRGRLGGQLRLRLRYRELGTSWFDYLVCSPTELGELVHGSAWRLTDVDDRDAPYYLATLRLA is encoded by the coding sequence GTGACGGGGGAACCACGGATCGGTGACGTCTTCGGGGAGCTGCTGCGCGACGCGCTGGCCGTGGCGACCGGCATCGGCCCCCGCCCGCTGGCCGGGGGGCGCCTGCCCCGCCCGGTCATCGAGATCATCGAGCGGGACGACGGGCTGGTCAACGGCGCGCCGGCCGCGCACTACCTCGACGGGCCGCAGGACTGGCAACCGCACGACCATAGGGCGGTGGACCGGGTGCGCGGCGCGACCCTGGACATCGGTGTCGGAGGCGGGCGGATCGCGCTGCTGCTCCAGGAGCGCGGCGTGCCGGTCACCGGGCTGGACATCTCGCCCGGTGCGCTGCAGGTATGCCGGCGCCGGGGCGTACGCGACCTCGCGCACGGCACGGTCGACGAGCACGTCGCGAGCGGGCGGCGGTACGACACCTTCCTGCTGCTCGGCAACAACCTGGGCCTGATCGAGGGGCGGGACCGGGCACCCGCCTTCCTCGCCGCGCTGGCCGCGCTCGCCCGCCCCGGTGCGCAGGTGATCGCCCACGGCACCGATCCGTACGGCACCCGTGACCCGGTGCACACCGGCTACCACGAGCGGAACCGGCGGCGGGGTCGCCTCGGCGGGCAGCTGCGGCTGCGGCTGCGCTACCGCGAGCTGGGCACATCCTGGTTCGACTACCTGGTCTGCTCACCGACCGAGCTGGGCGAGCTGGTCCACGGCTCGGCCTGGCGGCTGACCGACGTGGACGACCGCGACGCCCCGTACTATCTCGCCACCCTGCGGCTGGCCTGA
- the amcB gene encoding cyclophane-forming radical SAM peptide maturase AmcB, with amino-acid sequence MRGLATVPSYVVMQPTTLCNLDCAYCYLPFRAADRRMPSAVAEAVAASVNRWASAGRFSVVWHGGEPLAAGRDQLAALMAPFGAEVEHHVQTNATLIDDAWCEFFAAHRMRVSVSVDGPRERNGERVTRAGRPAYDRIVRGVAALRRHGLPFSALAVVNDPSPGRATELYDYFLGLGCEVLGVNIEETEGVNTRDNAHEAPAVTGFWAELVAAWRRDPRIHLREVEWSLRYAAAVLDGTAHDLLPGRLDPIPTVAYDGSVVVLSPELAGFTDARYGDFSSGNVLTTPLHTILADAQHTTWVGEFMDGVEACRSSCPYFGFCGGGHAANRYFELGRFDGTETEHCRNSKIRLLEGVLDHARDHQSPGA; translated from the coding sequence ATGCGGGGCCTGGCCACCGTCCCGTCGTACGTCGTGATGCAGCCCACCACCCTCTGCAACCTCGACTGCGCATACTGCTATCTGCCGTTTCGGGCGGCGGATCGGCGGATGCCGAGCGCGGTGGCCGAGGCGGTGGCCGCCTCGGTGAACCGCTGGGCGTCGGCGGGACGGTTCTCGGTGGTCTGGCACGGCGGCGAACCGCTGGCCGCCGGCCGGGACCAGTTGGCCGCGCTGATGGCACCCTTCGGGGCCGAGGTGGAGCACCACGTCCAGACCAACGCCACGCTGATCGACGACGCGTGGTGCGAGTTCTTCGCCGCGCACCGGATGCGGGTGAGCGTGAGCGTGGACGGGCCTCGGGAGCGCAACGGCGAGCGGGTCACCCGGGCGGGCCGGCCGGCGTACGACCGGATCGTCCGTGGGGTGGCGGCGCTGCGCCGGCACGGGCTGCCCTTCTCGGCGCTCGCCGTGGTCAACGACCCGTCGCCGGGCCGGGCGACGGAGCTGTACGACTACTTCCTCGGCCTCGGCTGCGAGGTGCTCGGCGTGAACATCGAGGAGACCGAGGGGGTCAACACCCGCGACAACGCGCACGAGGCCCCGGCCGTGACCGGGTTCTGGGCCGAGCTGGTCGCGGCCTGGCGGCGTGATCCCCGGATCCATCTGCGGGAGGTCGAGTGGTCACTGCGGTACGCCGCGGCGGTGCTGGACGGCACGGCGCACGACCTGCTGCCCGGCCGGCTCGACCCGATCCCGACCGTGGCGTACGACGGCTCGGTCGTGGTGCTCTCGCCCGAACTGGCCGGCTTCACCGATGCCCGCTACGGCGACTTCTCCAGTGGGAACGTGCTCACGACCCCGTTGCACACGATCCTGGCCGACGCGCAGCACACGACCTGGGTCGGCGAGTTCATGGACGGCGTGGAGGCCTGCCGCTCCTCCTGCCCGTACTTCGGATTCTGTGGTGGCGGCCACGCGGCCAACCGCTACTTCGAGCTGGGGCGTTTTGACGGTACGGAGACCGAGCACTGCCGCAACAGCAAGATCCGCCTACTGGAGGGAGTGTTGGATCATGCCCGAGACCACCAGTCACCGGGAGCCTGA
- a CDS encoding SRPBCC family protein, with product MGQGMADPTDIQQDHERFALRSILLVPASAEQAYEVFTERLADWWVMEYTWSGPTLLAELGMEPHAGGMLYEIGPYGFRNDWGRVLTWDPPRRLVFTWQIGADRAPVPDPALASEVEVLFTPSDPGTLVEVAHRHFDRHGAAAEGYRQALTAGWHELLSRYAATLVHQAS from the coding sequence ATGGGACAGGGGATGGCCGATCCTACCGACATCCAGCAGGATCACGAGCGGTTCGCGCTCCGCAGCATCCTGCTCGTCCCCGCGTCCGCCGAGCAGGCGTACGAGGTGTTCACCGAGCGGCTCGCCGACTGGTGGGTGATGGAATACACCTGGTCCGGGCCCACGCTCCTGGCCGAGTTGGGCATGGAGCCCCATGCCGGCGGGATGCTCTACGAGATCGGCCCCTACGGCTTCCGCAACGACTGGGGGCGGGTGCTGACCTGGGATCCGCCCCGCCGGCTGGTCTTCACCTGGCAGATCGGCGCGGACCGCGCGCCGGTGCCCGACCCGGCACTGGCCAGCGAGGTCGAGGTGCTGTTCACCCCGAGCGATCCCGGCACCCTGGTCGAGGTCGCGCACCGGCACTTCGACCGGCACGGCGCCGCCGCGGAGGGCTACCGGCAGGCGCTGACCGCCGGCTGGCACGAACTGCTCTCCCGCTACGCGGCGACGCTGGTCCACCAGGCGTCATGA
- a CDS encoding MerR family transcriptional regulator, whose protein sequence is MADEALSAGVVARRLGVAVTTLRTWHQRYGLGPSQHVPGHHRRYTPTDLARLEVMRRLTAEGISPAAAARWARQAPDTLPTAGVTRSRDGGGTTIPVGRAGPAARGLARAAMRLDAAAIGETISRTIATDGVIATWDRLLRPVLAGIGERHAATGVLIEVEHLLSRCVSAALTATAMAHPTDGPPRILLSCTDEEQHSLPLEALAAALSEAGVSYRMLGARVPVAALLDAIHRTGPAVVVLWSHARATADPAQLTAVLAAPRRPLLVLAAGPGWPVETLPAGVVRPADLAAAVSLAIAVRDSVDRPAAS, encoded by the coding sequence GTGGCCGATGAGGCGCTGAGCGCCGGCGTCGTCGCTCGGCGGCTGGGGGTCGCGGTGACCACCCTGCGCACCTGGCATCAGCGGTACGGCCTGGGGCCGAGCCAGCACGTACCGGGCCACCACCGGCGCTACACCCCCACCGACCTGGCCCGGCTGGAGGTGATGCGGCGGCTCACCGCCGAGGGGATCAGCCCTGCGGCGGCGGCCCGCTGGGCCCGGCAGGCACCCGACACCCTCCCCACCGCCGGCGTCACCCGGTCCCGCGACGGCGGCGGCACGACCATCCCGGTCGGTCGGGCGGGGCCGGCGGCCCGTGGTCTGGCCCGGGCCGCCATGCGACTGGACGCGGCGGCGATCGGCGAGACGATCTCCCGGACCATCGCCACCGACGGCGTGATCGCCACCTGGGACCGGCTGCTGCGTCCGGTGCTCGCCGGCATCGGTGAACGGCACGCCGCCACCGGCGTACTCATCGAGGTGGAGCACCTGCTGTCCCGGTGCGTCTCGGCGGCACTCACCGCGACCGCCATGGCCCACCCCACCGACGGGCCGCCCCGCATCCTGCTCTCCTGCACCGACGAGGAGCAGCACAGCCTGCCGCTGGAGGCGCTGGCGGCGGCGCTGTCCGAGGCGGGCGTCAGCTACCGGATGCTCGGTGCCCGGGTGCCGGTGGCGGCGCTGCTCGACGCGATCCACCGGACCGGTCCGGCCGTCGTGGTGCTCTGGTCGCACGCCCGGGCCACCGCCGATCCGGCACAACTCACCGCCGTACTCGCCGCGCCGCGCCGGCCGCTGCTGGTGCTCGCGGCCGGGCCGGGCTGGCCGGTCGAGACACTGCCCGCCGGGGTGGTCCGGCCGGCCGATCTGGCCGCAGCGGTCTCGCTGGCCATCGCCGTCCGGGATTCGGTGGACCGCCCGGCCGCCTCCTGA
- the amcA gene encoding multiple cyclophane-containing RiPP AmcA gives MPETTSHREPETVTGGGPDRVADRVREAAAGLTALLHEAEVARQLRAEVAGGDGASAVCAWNHFENIPTFYNWNNRPR, from the coding sequence ATGCCCGAGACCACCAGTCACCGGGAGCCTGAGACCGTGACGGGAGGCGGGCCCGACCGGGTCGCCGACCGGGTGCGCGAGGCCGCTGCAGGGCTCACCGCCCTGCTCCACGAGGCCGAGGTCGCGCGCCAGCTGCGGGCGGAGGTGGCGGGTGGCGACGGCGCCAGTGCGGTCTGCGCCTGGAACCACTTCGAGAACATCCCGACGTTCTACAACTGGAACAACCGTCCGCGCTGA
- a CDS encoding winged helix-turn-helix domain-containing protein — MPRRPVYEQVIEDVTASIRNGQLKPGDKLPSIADLCVQYRASTTPIRYALRILDERGWIETHQGKGSFVAAKPPA, encoded by the coding sequence ATGCCCAGGCGTCCCGTGTATGAGCAGGTAATTGAGGATGTGACCGCGTCCATTCGGAACGGGCAGCTGAAGCCCGGCGACAAGCTCCCGAGCATCGCCGACCTCTGCGTCCAGTACCGGGCATCGACGACCCCGATCCGCTACGCGCTGCGGATTCTCGATGAGCGGGGCTGGATCGAGACTCACCAGGGCAAGGGGAGCTTCGTGGCCGCGAAACCTCCGGCGTGA
- a CDS encoding ABC transporter substrate-binding protein, with translation MHMSRGSRTAILAVCATVLLATSACGDDQPEEATAQQVRLYGTDGNMLNSYPDELEDRAGLVDGMKGTTPLTPLPEDFKNRLRSVDPRLSDYLYAAEAYDAVVISALAAQLAGTTDSAAIAKQIVGVTNGGTRCATVNQCLRLAREGTDIEYRSASITRAGFTDAGEPATASYATLHFDGQQLNEAKMEFVGAGDDNAASTKKPPAGRPQSGTFTDPESGAPLVLGGLLPKTGDLALANPPMAAGAALAIKEINAAGGVLGEDVVWIDGDDGTNPTVAKATVASHIEAGVHVIIGAGGSGISTAVLPDVVKAGIVLFSPSNTAASLTTADDKGLYFRTAPPDGLQGRALADVILRDGPQKIAIVARQDSYGEGLQDIVRGELERAGFGGDKVKLLGYEPGEDAEAAPINFSDGAKQIKDFGADAVLIIGFGESAAVIRALADAEVPLAALAR, from the coding sequence ATGCACATGTCACGCGGCTCGCGGACGGCCATCCTGGCTGTCTGCGCCACGGTCCTGCTCGCCACCAGCGCATGCGGGGATGACCAGCCCGAGGAGGCTACCGCCCAACAGGTGCGTCTCTACGGCACGGACGGCAACATGCTCAACTCGTACCCGGACGAGTTGGAGGACCGTGCCGGCCTGGTCGACGGGATGAAGGGCACCACGCCGCTCACCCCGCTGCCGGAGGACTTCAAGAACCGGCTACGGTCCGTGGACCCGAGGCTGAGCGACTACCTCTACGCCGCCGAGGCGTACGACGCGGTGGTGATCAGCGCGCTCGCGGCGCAGCTCGCCGGGACGACCGATTCCGCGGCCATCGCCAAGCAGATCGTCGGCGTCACCAACGGTGGCACCCGCTGCGCCACGGTGAACCAGTGCCTGCGCCTGGCCCGCGAGGGAACCGACATCGAGTACCGCAGCGCCTCGATCACCCGGGCCGGCTTCACCGACGCGGGCGAGCCGGCCACCGCCAGTTACGCCACGCTTCACTTCGACGGCCAGCAGCTCAACGAGGCCAAGATGGAGTTCGTCGGCGCCGGTGACGACAACGCGGCCAGCACCAAGAAGCCGCCGGCGGGTAGGCCGCAGTCCGGCACCTTCACCGATCCGGAGAGCGGCGCCCCGCTCGTGCTGGGCGGCCTGCTGCCCAAGACCGGTGACCTGGCGCTGGCCAACCCACCGATGGCGGCCGGTGCGGCGCTGGCGATCAAGGAGATCAACGCGGCCGGCGGCGTGCTGGGCGAGGACGTGGTCTGGATCGACGGCGACGACGGCACCAACCCCACGGTCGCCAAGGCGACGGTGGCCAGTCACATCGAGGCCGGGGTCCACGTGATCATCGGTGCCGGCGGCTCCGGGATCTCCACCGCCGTGCTGCCCGACGTGGTGAAGGCGGGCATTGTCCTGTTCTCCCCGTCGAACACCGCCGCGAGCCTGACCACGGCGGACGACAAGGGTCTCTACTTCCGTACGGCCCCGCCGGACGGCCTCCAGGGGCGCGCGCTGGCCGACGTGATCCTGCGGGACGGCCCGCAGAAGATCGCCATCGTGGCGCGTCAGGACTCCTACGGCGAGGGCCTCCAGGACATCGTCCGGGGGGAGCTGGAGCGGGCCGGTTTCGGTGGTGACAAGGTGAAGCTGCTCGGCTATGAGCCCGGGGAGGACGCCGAGGCCGCGCCGATCAACTTCAGCGACGGCGCGAAGCAGATCAAGGACTTCGGTGCCGACGCGGTGCTGATCATCGGCTTCGGCGAGTCCGCCGCGGTGATCCGGGCGCTCGCCGACGCCGAGGTGCCGCTGGCGGCGCTGGCCCGCTGA